A stretch of DNA from Jiangella alba:
CCGAGGGGCGCGGCTTCACGCTCGCCGACACCGTCGGGTTCGTCCGGCACCTGCCGCACGAGCTGGTCGAGTCGTTCCGGTCGACGCTCGAGGAGGTCGCCGACGCCGACCTGCTGGTCCACGTCGTCGACGGCTCGCACCCCGACCCCGAGGGCCAGCTGACGGCGGTGCGCTCCGTGCTCGCCGACATCGGCGCCGGCGGCGTGCGCGAGATCGTCGCCGTCAACAAGGCCGACGCCGCCGACCCCATGGTCGTGGCCCGGCTGCTGCGCAACGAGCCGCACGCGCTGTCCGTCTCGGCCCGCACCGGCGCCGGGGTCGACAAACTGCGCGCGCTCATCGAGAGCGAGCTGCCGCAGCCGCCCGTCGAGGTCGACGCGCTGGTGCCGTACGACCACGGCGAGCTGGTGGCGCGCATGCACAGCGTCGGCGAGGTGCTGTCGGTCGACCACGAGGCCGACGGCACCCGGGTCAGGGCTCGGGTGCCCGAGGCGCTCGCGGCGGCGCTGCAGCCGTACGCCGTCGCGCCCCGGTAAGGGTGCCGGGCGGGGCCGGTCGATGCCGTCCCCGCCCGCCTCGCTCGTTCCTCGCCCGCCTTAGTCGGCCTGGACGCGCCCGCCCAGGTGCGTCGCGAGGAACCGCTCGGCCGCGGCGTAGAACCGCTCGCGGTTCTCGGGCCGGGCCAGGCCGTGGCCCTCGTCCTCGAACAGCAGGTACTCGTGGTCGAGGCCCTTCTCCTCGAGCGCGGCGACGATCTGCTCGGCCTCGGCGATCTTCACCCGGGGGTCGTTCTTGCCCTGCGCGACCAGCACCGGGATGGTGATCTGGTCGACCTTCGACAGTGGCGAACGCTCCCACAGCAGGTCGCGCTCGGTGTCGGGGTTGCCGACGCGGTTGTGCATCAGCGCGAGCTGCGGCTTCCAGTACTCCGGCACCGACGCGAGCAGCGTGAGCAGGTTCGACGGGCCGACGATGTCGACGGCGCAGCGGAACACCTCGGGCGTGAACGCGGCGCCGGCCAGCGCGGCGTACCCGCCGTACGAGCCGCCGTAGATGCCGACGCGGTCGCGGTCGACGAGCCCCTGGCCGGCCAGGTGGTCGACGGCGTCGAGGAGGTCGGTGTGCATGGCCGCGCCCCACTGCTTGTTGCCGGCGTTGCCGAAGGCCTTGCCGTAGCCGGTGGAGCCGCGGAAGTTCACCTGCACGCAGACGTAGCCGCGGTTGGCGAACCACTGCGCCTCGGGGTTGTAGCCCCAGGTGTCGCGCGCCCACGGGCCGCCGTGCACGTTGAGCACCGCCGGCAGACCGGCGCGGTCGACCCCCCGCGGGAACGTCAGGTAGCCGTGCACCGTGAGGCCGTCGCGGGCGGTGTAGGAGAACGGCTCCATCTCGGCGAGGTCGTAGTCCTCGAGCTCCGGACGGTGCGAGAACAGGAAGGTCAGCTCGCCGGAGTCGCGGTCGTAGCGGTAGTAGCGCACCGGCCCGTCGGAGAGCACGTCGTGCACCAGCCAGGTGCGGTCGTCGCGGACCGGCCGGGAGATGCCGACCTCGCCGCGCAGCCGCTGCGTCAGCCCGTCGACCTCGGCGCCGAACGCGGCGTCGAGGAAGGTCCAGGACTTGCGCTCCTTGACGAACGTGACGGCCTGCGGCTCGAGCGTCTCGGGGTGGCGGGCGATGCCGGCGGCGTCGTACTCGGGATCTTCGGCGAGCACGGTCTCGGCGCCGGTGGCGAGGTCGACGCGGATGAGCCGGGCGGCGTTGACGCCGGTGCTGGAGAACAGGAACGCGGCCGAGCCGTCGCGGTTGAACCCGGCGACGTCGGTGGTGAGGACGTCGTCGGGGCCGATCTCGAACCACGGCTCGTCGGCGCCGTCGTCGTCGCGGCGGTAGACGACCGCGCCGCCGTCCTCCGTCATCGCGACGCCGCCGCGCACGCGGTGGTCGGAGTCGACCAGCCAGCCGGCGTAGCCGGGGTTTTCGGCCACCTTCGTCAGCTCGCGGGTGGTGAGGTCGAGCCGGTAGACGTCGTGCAGCTGCGGGTTGTCGGCGTTCAGCCCGATGAGCATGGACGTGGGGTGCCAGCGGTTGTGCTCGAGGATGTACGCGGTGACCTTCTCCTGCGGCGTGACCAGCGTGGACTCGCCGGTCTCGAGGTCGAGCGCGTAGAGCCGCCAGTCTTCGTCGCCGTCGGTGTCCTGCAGGTAGGCCAGGGTGCGGTCGTCGTGGCAGAACATGAACGTGCGCACGCCGCGGTGGCGGTCGTGGGTGACCGGGCGGGCGGCGGCGGGGTCGTCGGCGGGACCGACCCAGACGTTCAGCACGCCGTCGTCGGGCGCGACGAAGCCCAGCCGGGAGCCGTCGGGCGACAGCGTGGGCAGGACCCGTTCGGGATTGCCGAACAGGACGTCACGGGGGATCAGCGGCACCGCGTCATACGTCATTCCGGCATTCCATCACGGGGCTCGGACAGGGTCGAGACGCGGCTGTGGACAACCGCTTTCCCGGTCCGGCGGTCGGGTAGTGTCGTGGCGGTGAGCGAGGGCGATGTGACGGTCGAGAAATTGCTGGCGGCGGCCGTCGGCGCCGTCGGCGGTGCGGAACGCCCTGGCCAGGTCGAGATGGCCCAGGCGGTCGGCGAGTCGGTCGCCGACGGCAAGCACCTGCTCGTCCAGGCCGGCACCGGCACCGGCAAGTCGCTGGCCTACCTCGTGCCGTCGCTGCTGCACGCCGACGCCGACGGCGGGCCCGTCATCGTCGCCACCGCCACGCTCGCGCTGCAGGCGCAGCTGGTCGACCGCGACCTCCCGGCGCTGGCCAAGGCGGCCGAGCCGCTGCTGGGCCGGCCGCCGAAGTGGGCCACGCTCAAGGGCCGGGCCAACTACGCCTGCCTGCACCGCGTCCGCGACGGCGCGCCCGACGACCAGGGCGAGCTGGTGCCCGTCGAAGAGCTGTCCGCCGGGCCGCTGGGCGCCGAGGTGCTGCGCGCCCGCGAGTGGGCCGAGCAGCAGGCCGCCACCAGCGGCACCGGCGACCGCGACCGGCTCGAGCCCGGCGTCAGCGACCGCGCGTGGTCGCAGGTCTCGGTGTCGTCGCGCGAGTGCCTGGGCGCCACGCGCTGCCCGTACGGCCAGGAATGCTTCGCCGAGCTGGCCCGGGCCCGCTCCGACGGCGCCGACGTCGTCGTCACCAACCACGCGCTGCTGGCCATCGACGCGCTCGAAGGGCTGCCGGTGCTGCCCGAGCACGACGTCGTGGTGGTCGACGAGGGGCACGAGCTGGCCGCGCGGGTCACCAGCGTCGCCACCGCCGACCTCTGGCCCGGCGTCATCGACCGCGCCGCGGTGCGCTCGCGCGTCCACGTCGACGACGGCGACGCCGAAGAGCTGCGCGCGGCGGGCGAGCAGCTGCGGGCCGCGCTGCTCGACGCGCCGGTGGGCCGCCTCGACACCGTCCCCGAAGAGCTGCTGGCCACGCTGGTCGGCGTCCGCGACGCCGCTCGGGCCGTGCAGTCCGGGTTCACCGCCACGTCGCGCGAAGAGCGGGCCGCCGACGTCGAGGCGTCCCGGCGCGCGGCGAAGACCATGGTCGACGACGTCTTCGGCACGGCCGAGCGGCTGGTCGCGAACGGCGAGTACGACGTCCTGTGGGTCGAGGACCGCGAGCGCGGCGGGCGCTCGCTGCGGGTCGCGCCGCTGTCGGTGGCCGGGCTGCTGCGCGAGCGGCTGTTCGGGCAGAACACCGTCGTGGCCACCTCCGCCACGCTCGAGCTGGGCGGCTCGTTCGACGCCGCCGCCGGGGCGTTCGGGCTCACCGGCGAGGGCGCGCCGGCGTGGCGCTCGCTCGACGTCGGGTCGCCGTTCGACTACGGCAAGCAGGCCATCCTCTACGTCGCCCGCGACCTCCCGACGCCGGGCCGCGACGGCCTGCGCCCCGAGGCCGTCGACGCATTGGTCGAGCTCATGGCGTCGGCTGACGGGCGCACGCTCGGGCTGTTCTCGTCGCGGCGGGCGGCGCAGGAGGCGGCCGAGGCGGTGCGCAAGCGGCTGCCCGGCCTGCCCGTGCTCTGCCAGGGCGACGACGTCGTGGCCACGCTGCTGCGCACGTTCGCGGCCGACGAGAAGACCTGCCTGTTCGGCACGCTGTCGCTCTGGCAGGGCGTCGACGTGCCGGGCGGGTCGTGCCAGCTGGTCGTCATCGACCGCATCCCGTTCCCGCGGCCCGACGAGCCGCTGGCGTCGGCGCGGCAGCGGGCGGTCGAGAAGGCGGGCGGCAACGGCTTCATGTCGGTGGCGGCCACGCACGCGGCGCTGCTGCTGGCGCAGGGGGCGGGGCGGCTGATCCGCCGCTCGACCGACCGCGGCGTGGTGGCCGTGCTCGACCCCCGGCTGGTGACGGCGCGCTACGGCTCGTACCTGCGGGCGTCGCTGCCGCCCATGTGGTTCACCAGCGACAAAGCGGTCGTCACGGGGGCGCTGCAGCGCCTGGCGGTCTCGTCCTGATCCTCGCTGGCACCGGCCGGGGCGCGTGGTGGCCTGGACGCCCCGGCCGGTGCCGGCTCGGTTCCCCTCAGATGCGGCGCATGACCGCCACTACGCGGCCCAGCACCGTGGCGTCGTCGCCGTCGATGGGCTCGTAGTCGGCGTTGTGCGGGAGCAGCCAGATGTGGCCGTCGCGCTTCTTGAAGGTCTTGACCGTGGCCTCGCCGTCGATCATGGCCGCGACGATCTCGCCGTTCTCGGCCACCGGCTGCTGCCGCACGACCACCCAGTCGCCGTCGCAGATGGCCGCGTCGACCATGGAGTCGCCGACGACGCGCAGCATGAACAGCGTGCCCTCGCCGACCAGCTCGCGCGGCAGCGGGAAGACGTCCTCGACCGCCTGCTCGGCCAGCACCGGCCCGCCGGCCGCGATGCGCCCGACCATGGGCACGTACGACGGCGTGGGCAGGTTGCTCTCTTCGTCGTCCATCACCTGACGGGTGAAGTCTCCGGGCGCCGTGCCGGGCGGTAGCACCTCGAGGGCGCGGGGGCGGTGGGGGTCGCGGCGGATGTAGCCCTTCGTCTCGAGCACGCCGAGCTGGTGGGCCACGCTCGACGGGCTGGACAGGCCGGCGGCCTGGCCGATCTCGCGCATGCTGGGCGGGTAGCCGCGACGGCCCACGGATTCCCGGATGACCTCGAGCACCTTGCGCTGCCGCACCGTGAGGTCGGCCGGGTGCTGGTGGGTCTCCGGGAAACTGTGCACCGAGGCGACCGCAGCCTCGCCGCGCTCATCGTCGTCGTTGTTGGCCACCACGCCACCTCCGGCAGGTCGATCGCGTCCGTTCGACAACGGGTCGCAGGGTCGATTGATGTGGTCACAGTAGCTGGAATGCAAGACACGATCAAACATCTGTTCGAACGTGTCTCGACTCTGTCAGTGGCAGCGTGTACAACTATTCGTACAGTCGTTCTATCGAACGGTTGTGCGACAACACCGGAGGCTGACCATGGCGACGACGACCTACATCCCGCCGTTCGAGACGCGCACTCGCGTGGTGATCGAGCCGGAGCGCACCGACGCTCCGCCGCGCCGCCACGTCGCGCGCCGGCGTCCGGCCGGGCGT
This window harbors:
- a CDS encoding ATP-dependent DNA helicase, with protein sequence MAVSEGDVTVEKLLAAAVGAVGGAERPGQVEMAQAVGESVADGKHLLVQAGTGTGKSLAYLVPSLLHADADGGPVIVATATLALQAQLVDRDLPALAKAAEPLLGRPPKWATLKGRANYACLHRVRDGAPDDQGELVPVEELSAGPLGAEVLRAREWAEQQAATSGTGDRDRLEPGVSDRAWSQVSVSSRECLGATRCPYGQECFAELARARSDGADVVVTNHALLAIDALEGLPVLPEHDVVVVDEGHELAARVTSVATADLWPGVIDRAAVRSRVHVDDGDAEELRAAGEQLRAALLDAPVGRLDTVPEELLATLVGVRDAARAVQSGFTATSREERAADVEASRRAAKTMVDDVFGTAERLVANGEYDVLWVEDRERGGRSLRVAPLSVAGLLRERLFGQNTVVATSATLELGGSFDAAAGAFGLTGEGAPAWRSLDVGSPFDYGKQAILYVARDLPTPGRDGLRPEAVDALVELMASADGRTLGLFSSRRAAQEAAEAVRKRLPGLPVLCQGDDVVATLLRTFAADEKTCLFGTLSLWQGVDVPGGSCQLVVIDRIPFPRPDEPLASARQRAVEKAGGNGFMSVAATHAALLLAQGAGRLIRRSTDRGVVAVLDPRLVTARYGSYLRASLPPMWFTSDKAVVTGALQRLAVSS
- the lexA gene encoding transcriptional repressor LexA, which translates into the protein MFDRVLHSSYCDHINRPCDPLSNGRDRPAGGGVVANNDDDERGEAAVASVHSFPETHQHPADLTVRQRKVLEVIRESVGRRGYPPSMREIGQAAGLSSPSSVAHQLGVLETKGYIRRDPHRPRALEVLPPGTAPGDFTRQVMDDEESNLPTPSYVPMVGRIAAGGPVLAEQAVEDVFPLPRELVGEGTLFMLRVVGDSMVDAAICDGDWVVVRQQPVAENGEIVAAMIDGEATVKTFKKRDGHIWLLPHNADYEPIDGDDATVLGRVVAVMRRI
- a CDS encoding S9 family peptidase; its protein translation is MTYDAVPLIPRDVLFGNPERVLPTLSPDGSRLGFVAPDDGVLNVWVGPADDPAAARPVTHDRHRGVRTFMFCHDDRTLAYLQDTDGDEDWRLYALDLETGESTLVTPQEKVTAYILEHNRWHPTSMLIGLNADNPQLHDVYRLDLTTRELTKVAENPGYAGWLVDSDHRVRGGVAMTEDGGAVVYRRDDDGADEPWFEIGPDDVLTTDVAGFNRDGSAAFLFSSTGVNAARLIRVDLATGAETVLAEDPEYDAAGIARHPETLEPQAVTFVKERKSWTFLDAAFGAEVDGLTQRLRGEVGISRPVRDDRTWLVHDVLSDGPVRYYRYDRDSGELTFLFSHRPELEDYDLAEMEPFSYTARDGLTVHGYLTFPRGVDRAGLPAVLNVHGGPWARDTWGYNPEAQWFANRGYVCVQVNFRGSTGYGKAFGNAGNKQWGAAMHTDLLDAVDHLAGQGLVDRDRVGIYGGSYGGYAALAGAAFTPEVFRCAVDIVGPSNLLTLLASVPEYWKPQLALMHNRVGNPDTERDLLWERSPLSKVDQITIPVLVAQGKNDPRVKIAEAEQIVAALEEKGLDHEYLLFEDEGHGLARPENRERFYAAAERFLATHLGGRVQAD